The genomic interval TGCCTCGCATCAGAAGAATGCTACAAAAAACAGGACACAATACAAGAAACCACCTCTCAACCCTCAACAAACCAGAGCCCGCCACAATCACCACCTAAGCATACTCAAGAGCATCACACGCAAAACTAAAGCATTATAATTTTAATACCATGATAGACTGGCTTGTTAAAAAGCTACTTGGGACAAAGAGCGAGAGAGAAGTCAAGAGGCTAAGAAAGGTGGTCCAAAGGATAACACAAAGGGAAAGAGAACTTGACCAACTTTCAAACAAAGAGATAAGGCTTATGACACAAGACCTAAGGCAGAGGATACTGCAGGATGAGGCGCTAAAGGAGAAAATAATAAAGGGTGAAATAGTTCCAGAGGTGGAGCTTGCCTTTGCTCTTGTAAGGGAGGCGGGCAAAAGGGCTCTTGGGCTTAGATTTTTTGACGTTCAGCTCATTGGTGGGCTTGTGCTTCACGAAGGTAAGATAGCGGAGATGAAAACGGGTGAGGGTAAAACTTTGGTGGCTACCTCTGCGGCGGTAATAAATGCCATGACAGAAGAGGGGGTTCATGTGGTTACCGTCAATGACTACCTTGCCAGAAGGGACGCTCAATGGATGGGTGGGCTATATCTTTTTCTTGGTCTTGATGTGGGTGTTATAAACTCTGACTATAGCTCCTACAGGGTAGAATGGGCAGACCCAGAGCTGGCACAGAGGGCTATAGAAGAAGACTGGAGGGTTTGGCCAAAGGGCTATTTTGAAGAGACTTTGTCATCGGACTTAATAAACGTTCAAGCAAAAAAGGCTTTCTATACTAAGCTAACGCCTTGCACCAGAAGACAAGCCTACGAGTGCAGTATAACCTATGGCACTAACAACGAGTTTGGTTTTGACTATCTTAGAGACAATATGGCTTTTTCTCTTGAGGAGATAGTGCAAGTAAAAGGGCACAACTTTGCCATAGTGGACGAAGTAGACTCCATACTCATAGATGAGGCAAGAACTCCTCTTATTATCTCAGGTCCTGCGGAGATGGATACATCCATATATTACAAGGCGGATGAGGTAGTAAGGAAGCTCGTAAAGGATGAGGACTTTATAGTGGATGAAAAAAATAGAACTGTCCAGCTTACAGAGCAAGGTATAAGCAAAGTAGAAAAACTTCTTGGTGTGGAAAACCTTTACGACATAAGAAATATAGACCTACTGCATGCGGTAAATCAAGCACTTAGAGCACACACACTATTTAAGAGAGATGTGCACTATATAGTGAAGGATAACGAGGTTCTCATAGTGGACGAGTTTACTGGGAGGGTTTTACCCGGTAGAAGATGGAGTGATGGTCTTCATCAGGCTATAGAAGTGAAAGAGGGTGTTCCAGTGCAAAGAGAAAATCAGACTCTTGCAAGTATAACATTTCAAAACTACTTTAAGCTCTACAGAAAGCTTTCTGGTATGACTGGCACTGCGGAAACAGAAGCCCTTGAGTTCAAGGAAATATACGGTCTTGATGTGGTGGTGATTCCTACCCACAAACCTATGAGGAGGAAAGACCATCCAGATTTGGTCTATAAGACGAAAAAAGAAAAGTGGCAGGCGGTCATAAATATAATAAAGCAAGAGCACGCAAAGGGTAGACCTATACTTGTAGGAACGGTCTCTATAGAGGATTCTGAGCATCTTTCAAGACTTTTGCAGAAGGAAAATATACCTCACAATGTCTTGAATGCAAAGCATCACGAAAAGGAGGCGGAGATAATAGCTCAAGCGGGAAGGCTTGGTGCGGTAACCATATCCACAAATATGGCGGGAAGGGGAACGGACATCCTTCTTGGGGGAAACCCCGAATACCTTGCAAAAGAGATAATAAGGTCTAAGGGTAAGGCGGTAGAGGAAGCAACGGAAGAGGAGTGGAAGGAAGCCTTAGAAAAGGCATACAAGATAACGGAAGAAGAAAAAAAGAAGGTGGTTGAACTTGGAGGCTTGCTCGTTATCGGCACAGAAAGGCACGAGTCAAGACGGATAGACAACCAGCTAAGGGGTAGAGCGGGAAGACAAGGAGACCCAGGAGAGTCTCGCTTTGTTATTTCTCTTGAGGATGACCTGATGAGGATTTTCGGTGGTGATAGGGTCAAGAGGCTAATGGAGATACTCAAAATCCCCGAGGGAGAGCCAATAGAAAGTGGTATGGTTACCAAGGCTATACAAAACGCACAAAAAAGGGTAGAAGCCCAGAACTTCCAAATAAGGAAAAGGCTCCTTGAGTATGATATGGTGATGAACACCCAAAGGCTCACTGTATACTCCATAAGAAGAGACCTTCTTGAGTCCAAGGGTCTTGAGGAATATCTACGGGAGTTTATCTACGACCTTGTAGCCCAAAAGGTGGGAGAGCTCATTAAGGAGGAAGAGCCAGAGCTTTGGGAACTTGAACCTTTAAGGGATTATTTCAAAGAGCTTTTAGGTAGGGAGATAGAAATCCCTCCAGCCAGAGACAAAGAGGAGCTCATAGAGAACCTCTTTCAAAAGGTGCTTGAGGTAATAAACTTAAGAAAGGAGGAGCTGGGTGAAGGGGTATTTTGGGAGCTTGTCAGAATAGTTATGCTTTCAAACCTTGACCACCTATGGAGGGAGCACCTGCACACTATGGACAGGCTTAGAGATAGCATATACCTTAGGGGATACGCCTCAAAGGACCCCTTGGTGGAATACAAAAAGGAAGCCTTTTACCTCTTTGAGGACATGCTTTCAAGGTTTAGAGAAAGAACCATATCGGACATCTTACATATGCAGGTAAGAACTCAAGAAGAGGTGCAAGAAGAGCTAAGGAGGGAAGAACAAGAGAGGGATAAACTCCTAAGTATGGCAGTTTTTAGCGGAGTGGAGGGAAAGGCGGACCAAATTCAAAAGGGTCCAAAGAGGAAGACTCTAAAGGAGCGTCTTCAGTCAAGGCGGAAAAGGTAGCCCTTAGCTCCCTATAGGCTTGGAGTATTTTTTTAAAGGGTATGTTGCCCTCTCTTACGAGCCTAAGACCCTTGGGATATAGAGCTCTCACTATGGTGGAGGGTTTACCCTTTCTTACGCCACCGTCCACATAAAGGTCAACCTTATCTCCAAAGTATTCTATGGCTTCTTTTATGGTGGTCGCTGGCTTTTGACCCTCTGGGTTTGCACTGGGTGCTACCACAGGTGCCTTTAAATATTCAATAAGCTCATAAACATAGCTATCAAAGGGGGGTATTCTTACCGCAAGGCTTTTTCTACCACGTGTAAGATAGAGTGGAAAAGTATTCTTTTTGTAGAAAATAAACGTGGCATTAAACATGTTCATAAGCCTTTCATGGATAGGTCTATAGAGAACTCCAAGGTCCTTAAGCCAATACGTGCCATCTATAAGCATCAAAAAGGGTCTGTTAGAAGGTCTTCTTATAGAGTATAGCCTTTCTATAGCGGAACTGTCATTGGCTTTTACCAAAAGTCCATAGATGGTATCTGTGGGAAAGCAAACTATCTTACCCTCTTCAAGGGCATCAGCCACTTTATCAAGATTGCTCCTTGTGAGTTTTATGACCTTCATAGACTTATAACTCCTACTATTTTATCCACATCCGGTGGAAGTGTTATGGGCTCTTCGCATACCCTCATAGCGGTATCTGGGTCCTTTAAGCCGTTTCCAGTGAGGGTGCATACTACCGTTTCTCCACCTTTGAAAAAGCCTTCTCTGGTGAGTTTTATAAGTCCTGCCACAGACGCAGCAGATGCAGGCTCACAGAATATGCCTTCTGTTGAGGCAGTTAGCTTGTATGCGTAGAGTATTTCATCATCGCTTACCGCATCTATTAATCCGCCAGACTCATGCACCGCTTGAAGGGCGGATTGCCAACTATAAGGGTTTCCAATCCTTATGGCAGTAGCTATTGTCTGTGGGTTCTTTATAGGGTAGCCTTTTACTATGGGAGCAGAGCCTTCCGCCTGCCAACCCATCATCTTAGGAAGGTTGTTTATTTTACCAACTTGGTAATATTCCTTATAGCCTTTCCAGTAGGCGGTTATATTTCCCGCATTCCCCACGGGAATAAAATTATAGTCTGGTGCTCTACCAAGAGCATCGCATATTTCAAAGGCTCCCGTTTTTTGCCCCTCTATCCTATAGGGGTTTACTGAGTTCACTATCTCCACAGGTAGGATTTCCCCTATTTTTCTTACAATATACAAGGCATCGTCAAAGTTTCCTTGAATAGCTATCACCTTTGCACCGTATATGACCGCCTGAGAAAGCTTGCCAAGGGCTACAGCTCCCTTTGGAAGAAGGACAAAGGCTTTTAGTCCAGCCTTTGCTGCATAGGCTGCTGCAGATGCAGAGGTATTGCCCGTTGAGGCGCATATTACCGCTTTTTTTCCTGCCTCCACCGCCTTGGATATGGCTACTGTCATGCCCCTGTCTTTAAAAGAGCCCGTAGGGTTTAGACCTTCGTATTTGAGAAATATATCTCCTTTAAAGCCTATAGCCCTCGCTAAGTTCTCCGCATGTATCAAGGGAGTATTCCCCTCACACAGGGTTATTATGGGTGTCTTCTCGTTTACAGGTAAAAACTCCCTATACTTGTGTATTATACCTCGCCAGTAGCTCATAACTTTGAGAAAAATATTATAATTTATTATCTGTAGGGGGTGTGGCGGAACTGGCAGACGCAGCGGACTTAAAATCCGCCGGCGATGAGCCGTGAGGGTTCGAGTCCCTCCACCCCCACACCTTGCCATGATACTGAGCGATAAAAGTATCAAGGAGCTTATAAAGAAAGGCAGGCTGGTAATAGAACCATACAGGGAAGAGAACATCCAAGCGTCCTCCATAGACCTCACTTTAGGTGGGGAGCTCCTATATTATAGGTCTAAGTGCATAGACTTAAAAAGTGCACATATACCTGTGGAGAAGGTAAGCATACCCGAAGAAGGAGTGCTTATACCACCAAAAGCTTTCCTGTTGGCAACCACGGAAGAGTATATAAAACTCCCAGAGGATATTACCGCCTTTGTGGAGGGTAGGTCTTCTCTTGGAAGGCTTGGACTCTTTATAGAAAACGCTGGCTGGGTGGACGCAGGCTTTGAGGGACAGATAACCCTTGAGCTATACAATGCCAACCACTGCCCCATACGCATATACAAAGGAGTGCGCATATGTCAGATAGTGCTCGCAAAGCTTGACGCAAAAGCGGAAAGACCCTATAGAGGTAAATATCAAGGGCAAAGGGGAGTTACGCCTTCAAAGGTGTATATGGACTTTAAGTAGCTTTGTTTAAACGTTCCGATTGTAGCCATCCTCGTAAAGCAATTCAATAGGCTTCCTACCAGCAAAACCTTCGTCAAGCTCGTGCCAATACATAATGGTGTCTTCATCCTCTTTCCAACATAGCCATATATAACGGTTCTGGTGAAAGGACAGGAAGTCTACGATGATTGGGTCTATACCTTTTATAACACCACCCAGAGCCTCTATCTTTTGAAAGAGTCTTCTTATCTCCGTATCAAGGTCTTCTACATGGCTTTTGAGATAGAGTCTTTCTAACTCGTCCTTTTCCTCTTCCAGCCTTGCAAGACATGAATAGAGCTCTTCTTTCTTTAGGTTTATTTCCTCTACTATGGGCTTTATAACTGTTATTAGGTCCCTTGCGGTGTCAATGTCAAAGATTTTCATGGCTTTTAAATTTAATACAGAAATACTGTAGAACAACAGTTTGGTGAAACTACAGGGTTCAATCCAAGACTTTTTGCGTAGGTAAAAATACCTTCCGCAGGAAAAGTTATACCGTTCACTCCAGCATAAAGGGAATAAAGGTCAAACTTAGCCCTTTCTGGTCCAGCAGGTCTTGCGCACCCTATGACCACAGGTTTATTCCACAGGGACTTTCTTGCATGTAATACAACCTTGGCGCTCTCTTCTGGTTTTGGAGGTGGTAATAGTTGAAAGCGTGCCTTCCCATAATAGGGCATTACAACCACGATAACAAGGGCGGAGGGGTCAAAGTTGGCTATCATGTCTATGGCTCTGTATTCACCTTTTATTTGTCCATAGTGAAGTCCTATTATCACGTGCGGAACTATGTTGTGTCCTGCCTCTTTAAGAAGTCTCAAAGACTCCTCGTAGTCCTTAACGCTCTTGTGAGGTAGCTTGTATACCTCCGCTATGGTTTGGTCATCACCTATTACGTCAAGCAAGACCGCATCTACCTTTGCTTCTTTTAAGCCTTCTGCGAGCTCTTTGTCCACCAAGCCCATATGACAGCTTACGAACATACCAAGCTCTTCCTTTATTCTTCTCATAGTTTTCAAAAAGGGATACAGCTCCACCACACCATCCTTGTTAGAGCCTCCGGATATAAGAACTCCATCCACACCCTTGTGTTTTAGCTCATTGGCAACCTTCCAGAGTTCCTCCGGTGTTAGGGCAGGTATCATATGCCAGAGTATTTTTGAAGCACAGTGGTCGCACATGAGCTCGCAGTTTCTGCCAGTTATGGATATATCCACAAACTTGGGACCAGTCCTTATAGAAAAGTCATCTACCTCGTAGTGCTTAAACCCTGGACTATGAAAAAGTATATCCCTTCCGAAGTTTTTAAGCCTTATTTCAAAACCTTCATAAAGCTCTTCCAGAAGGGCTTGGTCCAACTCTAAGTCTTCAAGGGAGGGGGGAAGGTTCACCCCCCTGAAGTCTATCATCCGCACTTTATACCCTTCTCGTTTATAACCTTTGTGAGAGCATCCACTGCCGCTTGGCCCTTGAGCAGGTTGTTTATCTCTTCTGGGTTTGTGGGTTTTATCTTGGCTATCCATCCTGCACCATATGGGTCGTCATTTACGAGGGCTGGATTGCCTTTGAGGGCTTCGTTTATCTCCACTATTTCTCCGGTTAGAGGTGTGGGAACTGGACCCACCCATTTACCGCTTTCAATGGTCGCTATGCTTTTGCGTCTTTCTATGACCTTGCCAACCTTCTTTGGCGTGTAGGCTACAAGCCTTCCTGCCATTGCAGCAGCCACAGAGGTGAGACCCACAGTGTAAGTGCCGTCTCCGTTATCCTTCGCCCAGGTAAAGGCATTAGCCTCTGGGTCCACATCATAGAGCAGGTCTTCGGGTATGTTACACCCATTAACTATTGCCATGTCTTACCCTCCTTTATAAAATTTTCAGAAAGTTAACACCTTATCCGCTTCCATAGCCCTTAGGGCAAATTCACTGGCTGGAAATATTCCATCCAGCTCAGGTATAAGGTCTTCGGGTTTATAACCCATAGAATCTATAGCCTGCTTGCAGGAGTAGAACTTTACCCCTGCTTGCTTGGCATCCTTCATAAAATCATAAACCGTTTTAAGTTTTTTGCCATTAGGAGACAGACAGTTAGGCTCTCCGGGGATTAGCTTTTCCGCCACACCCTTTTTTAGTAGCCTTGTCCCGTCCATATTAAAGAAGATTTCCACCTCCGCTTCGTTGGCAGACAACAGCGCCGCTATGTAAAAGGGTGAAGCACACCTCCAAGGTGTTTTGGGTCCGCTTGTCATTAGTATAACCACCTTCATGACTCTATAGCCCTTCTGGCTTCTGCTTCATCCGGGACGCCTACGAAGACGAGCTTTCCGTCAATTATGGTGGAAGGCACAGCCCTTATTATGAGCTTCTTTGCCCACATTTTGCCCTCTGGTTGTGCCACATCAAGCACCTCGTATTTGAAGCCATACTCGGACTGAAGCTTTCTCCAGAGGGCATCCGCATCGGGACATGTGGCACACCACTGAGAAACAAGCAGTATTACATGTTTATCCTTGGCAGCCATCATGTACACCTCATGCAAATTATATCCCATTCATCAATGTATTTCCTCATCTCTTCTATGGCTTCCTTACCATAGAGGAGGTCCTTAATATCTCTTTGCAAGTCTGTAGGCTTCATCTTCACTATCCACCCCTCGCCGTAAGGGTCATAGTTTATTATGTCTGGTTGTTCAAGGACCTTTTCGTTTCTTTCTACCACCTCACCTTCAACGAGGGCGTTTATGGGTCCTGCCCATTTACCACTTTCTAAGGATGCTACTGGCTTCCCCTTTTGGATGTGCTTACCCACGTTCTTTATGCGGGCGTGCAGGAGCCTTCCTGCTCTAACTTGACCCACGTCTGTAAGACCAATAGTGACCGTTCCATCTTCGTTAACCCTTAGCCATGTTTGAGTCTCTATATCGTAATAAAGGTCAAGAGGCACCACGCAGCCATTATATTCCCACTCCTTTCCGCTTTCCAGCCCCTGCAAGACACCCATATCTTACACTCCTATGCAAGCCCAAGTCTTCTTAAAACAGGCAAAGGGTCAGAGAGGTTATCCTTTAGCTTAACATCGTTTGCACTATAACCAAAGGCAAGCCCAAGTAGCTGTGTAAAGTAGGCAACTGGAACGTCCACATCTGGCACACCCTTCATCATAAGCCTATGGCGATACATCTCAAGGGAAGCGTGGCATAGAGGACATTCTGTGGCTATTATATCCGCTCCATTCCTCTTTGCGGTTTGAAGTATCATCATGACAAACTTTTCAGAAACCATTTCGTCAGATAGAGAGTGAGGACCTCCACAGCACTGGGTATGCATGGGCTCAAACTCCACGCTTGTAGCACCCGCAGCTTCAAGAAGGGCATTCATATAGTAAGGATGCTCATCGTCATCTGCGGTTTCTCTTCTTCTTGGTCTTGCATCCTCGCTTTGACCACCTGCGTGTGCATAGGTTCTCGCATAAAAGTGAGGTCTTGTATACAGGCATCCATAGTAGTTTGCCACCTTAAGACCTCTCAAAGGCTTCCTTGTTTTTTCCTTGACCTTCTGTGGACCAGCTTCATGGTAGAACCACTCCAGTATGTGATAGGTTTGAGGTATTTGGTCAAGGGGGTCAACACCACCTTCTCTAAGAAGTGCGTTAACCTTATCATAAACCGCCTTGTCTGTCTCAAGGAAATATTCTGCTCTCTGAAGGGAAAAGGAGCATCCATTACAGGGAGCTACTATTACATTATGTCCCTGCTTTCTTGCCAGGGACATGTTTCTGGCATTGAGAAGCAACGTGCCCATAAAGGTTATGTTTTTGGACTCCATAGCACCACAGCAATTGTAGTCCTCAAGATAGTCCAATTCAAGACCAAGCTCCTTAGCCACTATCCTTGTGGAAACATCATAAGCCCTTGCTGCACCCTCAAGGGAACAGCCTGGGTAATATGCAACCCTCTTTCCTATCACACCCATGTTAAACCTCCTTAATGTAATGCACCTTCTTCTTGCATAACTTTACGCAGGACCTGCTTAAACCTGTTCCAGTTCTTTGTTCTTGGGTGGAAGAGCATATGCTTGGCATTAAGGACCAAAAAGCTTATGTTCATGGACTTTATGGGCTTCATGGTCAACTGCTTGAGCCACTCGGGCGTTTCACCTATGAAAGGTATGGGCTTTTTGAGTATGGGGTCTTTGAAGACCTTGTATCCTTGCTTTTCTATCCACCCAAAGAGAAGCTCTCCATCCTCTATTCTTCCGTATTCAAGCACAGACTCAGTAAAGAACTTATCAAACTTTTTGGAAGGATATTCGTCAATCAAACCTTTCTTTGCCATGGTCCTTAGGATGGCTTTTAGGACTTCTTCCACGAGCACACCTTTTGGACATCTGTGTGTGCATTTGTGGCAAGAAACGCACCTCCACATTACATCCGCACGCTTTTGGAGTTCATCTATGAGACCAAGCCTTGCCAAGTATATAAAGTGCCTGGGATTGTATCTCTCATCCCAATAGTTATGCACAGGGCAGGATGCAGTGCAGTAAGAGCACTGATAGCACTGGTTTATGGTCTTGCCATCTGGAGAGTTTATAATCTCCTTGGCAAAGTCAAGGTCGTAGTTGTTTATAACCCTTGGAAGGATTATGAGGTTCCAGTCTCCAGAGACGTCAACACCGTCAATAACAAGCCTTTCCTTCCTTAAAATTCTCTCTGGTTCTACAAGGCTACGCTCATGTATCGCCATGGTTATACCTCCAAAAGGTCTTCCTTTCTTATAACGCCAAGGAGCCTCCTTGCCATAACTCCTGCAGGAGGGAAGAAGCCCTTGGCACTATGCATGGTAGACAAGGTCATATAGTCCACATAAGTAGCGTATATCATAGCGAGGAATATATCCACAAAGAGATACCCCTTCACCTTTATGCCGAAGTCAAGGAGCTTTTCCTGAATTTGTTTGTATATGAGCTCAAACTCTTCGTAAGTCTCTCCATACATGCTCCTCTTTGGTGGCTCTTCCTTTAGAAAAACCACTGCACCACTTTCGCTCTCTGGG from Aquificaceae bacterium carries:
- the secA gene encoding preprotein translocase subunit SecA, whose product is MIDWLVKKLLGTKSEREVKRLRKVVQRITQRERELDQLSNKEIRLMTQDLRQRILQDEALKEKIIKGEIVPEVELAFALVREAGKRALGLRFFDVQLIGGLVLHEGKIAEMKTGEGKTLVATSAAVINAMTEEGVHVVTVNDYLARRDAQWMGGLYLFLGLDVGVINSDYSSYRVEWADPELAQRAIEEDWRVWPKGYFEETLSSDLINVQAKKAFYTKLTPCTRRQAYECSITYGTNNEFGFDYLRDNMAFSLEEIVQVKGHNFAIVDEVDSILIDEARTPLIISGPAEMDTSIYYKADEVVRKLVKDEDFIVDEKNRTVQLTEQGISKVEKLLGVENLYDIRNIDLLHAVNQALRAHTLFKRDVHYIVKDNEVLIVDEFTGRVLPGRRWSDGLHQAIEVKEGVPVQRENQTLASITFQNYFKLYRKLSGMTGTAETEALEFKEIYGLDVVVIPTHKPMRRKDHPDLVYKTKKEKWQAVINIIKQEHAKGRPILVGTVSIEDSEHLSRLLQKENIPHNVLNAKHHEKEAEIIAQAGRLGAVTISTNMAGRGTDILLGGNPEYLAKEIIRSKGKAVEEATEEEWKEALEKAYKITEEEKKKVVELGGLLVIGTERHESRRIDNQLRGRAGRQGDPGESRFVISLEDDLMRIFGGDRVKRLMEILKIPEGEPIESGMVTKAIQNAQKRVEAQNFQIRKRLLEYDMVMNTQRLTVYSIRRDLLESKGLEEYLREFIYDLVAQKVGELIKEEEPELWELEPLRDYFKELLGREIEIPPARDKEELIENLFQKVLEVINLRKEELGEGVFWELVRIVMLSNLDHLWREHLHTMDRLRDSIYLRGYASKDPLVEYKKEAFYLFEDMLSRFRERTISDILHMQVRTQEEVQEELRREEQERDKLLSMAVFSGVEGKADQIQKGPKRKTLKERLQSRRKR
- a CDS encoding L-threonylcarbamoyladenylate synthase: MKVIKLTRSNLDKVADALEEGKIVCFPTDTIYGLLVKANDSSAIERLYSIRRPSNRPFLMLIDGTYWLKDLGVLYRPIHERLMNMFNATFIFYKKNTFPLYLTRGRKSLAVRIPPFDSYVYELIEYLKAPVVAPSANPEGQKPATTIKEAIEYFGDKVDLYVDGGVRKGKPSTIVRALYPKGLRLVREGNIPFKKILQAYRELRATFSALTEDAPLESSSLDPFEFGPPFPPLR
- the thrC gene encoding threonine synthase — translated: MSYWRGIIHKYREFLPVNEKTPIITLCEGNTPLIHAENLARAIGFKGDIFLKYEGLNPTGSFKDRGMTVAISKAVEAGKKAVICASTGNTSASAAAYAAKAGLKAFVLLPKGAVALGKLSQAVIYGAKVIAIQGNFDDALYIVRKIGEILPVEIVNSVNPYRIEGQKTGAFEICDALGRAPDYNFIPVGNAGNITAYWKGYKEYYQVGKINNLPKMMGWQAEGSAPIVKGYPIKNPQTIATAIRIGNPYSWQSALQAVHESGGLIDAVSDDEILYAYKLTASTEGIFCEPASAASVAGLIKLTREGFFKGGETVVCTLTGNGLKDPDTAMRVCEEPITLPPDVDKIVGVISL
- the dcd gene encoding dCTP deaminase, which codes for MILSDKSIKELIKKGRLVIEPYREENIQASSIDLTLGGELLYYRSKCIDLKSAHIPVEKVSIPEEGVLIPPKAFLLATTEEYIKLPEDITAFVEGRSSLGRLGLFIENAGWVDAGFEGQITLELYNANHCPIRIYKGVRICQIVLAKLDAKAERPYRGKYQGQRGVTPSKVYMDFK
- a CDS encoding DUF2203 domain-containing protein — encoded protein: MKIFDIDTARDLITVIKPIVEEINLKKEELYSCLARLEEEKDELERLYLKSHVEDLDTEIRRLFQKIEALGGVIKGIDPIIVDFLSFHQNRYIWLCWKEDEDTIMYWHELDEGFAGRKPIELLYEDGYNRNV
- a CDS encoding radical SAM protein — encoded protein: MIDFRGVNLPPSLEDLELDQALLEELYEGFEIRLKNFGRDILFHSPGFKHYEVDDFSIRTGPKFVDISITGRNCELMCDHCASKILWHMIPALTPEELWKVANELKHKGVDGVLISGGSNKDGVVELYPFLKTMRRIKEELGMFVSCHMGLVDKELAEGLKEAKVDAVLLDVIGDDQTIAEVYKLPHKSVKDYEESLRLLKEAGHNIVPHVIIGLHYGQIKGEYRAIDMIANFDPSALVIVVVMPYYGKARFQLLPPPKPEESAKVVLHARKSLWNKPVVIGCARPAGPERAKFDLYSLYAGVNGITFPAEGIFTYAKSLGLNPVVSPNCCSTVFLY
- a CDS encoding glycine cleavage system protein H encodes the protein MAIVNGCNIPEDLLYDVDPEANAFTWAKDNGDGTYTVGLTSVAAAMAGRLVAYTPKKVGKVIERRKSIATIESGKWVGPVPTPLTGEIVEINEALKGNPALVNDDPYGAGWIAKIKPTNPEEINNLLKGQAAVDALTKVINEKGIKCG
- a CDS encoding DsrE family protein produces the protein MKVVILMTSGPKTPWRCASPFYIAALLSANEAEVEIFFNMDGTRLLKKGVAEKLIPGEPNCLSPNGKKLKTVYDFMKDAKQAGVKFYSCKQAIDSMGYKPEDLIPELDGIFPASEFALRAMEADKVLTF
- a CDS encoding thioredoxin family protein, translating into MAAKDKHVILLVSQWCATCPDADALWRKLQSEYGFKYEVLDVAQPEGKMWAKKLIIRAVPSTIIDGKLVFVGVPDEAEARRAIES
- a CDS encoding glycine cleavage system protein H; its protein translation is MGVLQGLESGKEWEYNGCVVPLDLYYDIETQTWLRVNEDGTVTIGLTDVGQVRAGRLLHARIKNVGKHIQKGKPVASLESGKWAGPINALVEGEVVERNEKVLEQPDIINYDPYGEGWIVKMKPTDLQRDIKDLLYGKEAIEEMRKYIDEWDIICMRCT
- a CDS encoding CoB--CoM heterodisulfide reductase iron-sulfur subunit B family protein, which produces MGVIGKRVAYYPGCSLEGAARAYDVSTRIVAKELGLELDYLEDYNCCGAMESKNITFMGTLLLNARNMSLARKQGHNVIVAPCNGCSFSLQRAEYFLETDKAVYDKVNALLREGGVDPLDQIPQTYHILEWFYHEAGPQKVKEKTRKPLRGLKVANYYGCLYTRPHFYARTYAHAGGQSEDARPRRRETADDDEHPYYMNALLEAAGATSVEFEPMHTQCCGGPHSLSDEMVSEKFVMMILQTAKRNGADIIATECPLCHASLEMYRHRLMMKGVPDVDVPVAYFTQLLGLAFGYSANDVKLKDNLSDPLPVLRRLGLA
- a CDS encoding 4Fe-4S dicluster domain-containing protein, with protein sequence MAIHERSLVEPERILRKERLVIDGVDVSGDWNLIILPRVINNYDLDFAKEIINSPDGKTINQCYQCSYCTASCPVHNYWDERYNPRHFIYLARLGLIDELQKRADVMWRCVSCHKCTHRCPKGVLVEEVLKAILRTMAKKGLIDEYPSKKFDKFFTESVLEYGRIEDGELLFGWIEKQGYKVFKDPILKKPIPFIGETPEWLKQLTMKPIKSMNISFLVLNAKHMLFHPRTKNWNRFKQVLRKVMQEEGALH